A single Prevotella sp. E15-22 DNA region contains:
- the traM gene encoding conjugative transposon protein TraM: MDILKKINWKQPKYMLPLIIYFPLLFVGYFVIDLFHTEKAEIPDNSLTTTEYLNPVLPDAKMKGDGIGNKYESMVKSYGKIDDLTAMENIDRNNEEEKESYDSKYTDEERQLLESQEAAKLAEIERQLQASAQKGQEIANGSGMSEADRLARSQQREQEAMEELNRALAQARLQGQQAMTPPADSNADNAPSNSQPSDKVEGKISVNERAVKGVSDDDEAQEVVKKVKVTSDYFNTLTENDPEPNLIKAIIDENVKAVDGSRVRLRLLDDIEINDIVVPKGTYIYALMSGFGSQRVKGNIKSILINDNIIKVNLSIYDTDGLEGLYVPSSNFRETTKDVASGAMNNSSALTSSSTTAGNSLIQWGNQAITNAVQKTSNAISKSIKKNSAKLKYGTFVYLVNGKEKKND; encoded by the coding sequence ATGGACATTCTGAAGAAGATTAACTGGAAGCAGCCTAAATATATGCTGCCCCTCATCATCTATTTTCCTTTGCTTTTTGTCGGATATTTCGTCATTGACCTCTTCCATACGGAAAAGGCTGAGATACCAGACAATAGCCTTACTACTACAGAATATCTGAACCCAGTATTGCCTGATGCAAAAATGAAGGGTGACGGTATTGGCAACAAATATGAGAGTATGGTTAAGTCATACGGCAAGATCGATGACTTAACTGCAATGGAAAATATAGACAGAAACAATGAAGAAGAAAAAGAATCTTACGACTCCAAGTACACAGACGAGGAGCGTCAATTACTCGAATCTCAGGAAGCCGCGAAGCTCGCTGAGATTGAGAGACAACTACAAGCGAGTGCGCAAAAAGGTCAAGAAATCGCGAATGGTAGCGGCATGAGTGAAGCTGACCGTCTCGCTCGTAGTCAGCAACGTGAGCAGGAAGCAATGGAAGAACTCAACCGTGCCCTTGCTCAGGCACGACTACAGGGTCAGCAAGCGATGACACCTCCAGCTGATAGTAATGCAGATAACGCACCTTCTAATAGTCAACCATCGGACAAAGTGGAAGGCAAAATCAGTGTGAATGAAAGAGCTGTTAAAGGTGTCTCTGATGATGATGAAGCGCAGGAGGTAGTGAAGAAGGTCAAAGTCACTTCCGATTATTTCAATACTCTTACTGAAAATGACCCTGAGCCGAACCTTATCAAAGCCATCATTGATGAGAACGTAAAGGCTGTAGATGGTTCTCGTGTAAGGCTTCGTCTGCTTGATGACATTGAAATCAATGACATTGTAGTTCCCAAAGGAACGTACATCTATGCACTTATGAGTGGCTTTGGCAGTCAACGTGTCAAGGGAAACATCAAGAGCATACTTATCAATGATAACATCATCAAGGTCAACCTTTCGATTTACGACACAGACGGATTGGAAGGTCTGTATGTCCCAAGCAGTAATTTCCGAGAGACCACGAAGGACGTAGCAAGTGGAGCCATGAACAACTCTTCAGCTCTAACGTCAAGTTCAACAACAGCTGGAAATTCCCTCATTCAATGGGGCAACCAAGCCATCACAAATGCCGTACAGAAAACGAGCAATGCCATTAGTAAGTCCATCAAGAAAAACTCAGCCAAGCTTAAATATGGCACGTTTGTCTATCTGGTCAACGGCAAAGAGAAGAAAAACGATTAA
- the traN gene encoding conjugative transposon protein TraN: MKTFKKIGTSLICALFAMPLMAQQTYEEMEQLTVNEQVTTVITASEPIRFVDISTDMVVGDQPINNTIRLKPKEGAHADGEVLAIVTIVTERYRTQYALLYTTRLQEAVTDKQIQPEERIAYNNPSVSMSTEDMAKYARSIWNSTARIRNVSTKQHRMMIRLNNIYSVGEYFFLDFSVENKTNIRFDIDEMRFKLADKKQSKATNSQIIELTPAFVLDQSKTFKYGYRNVVVLKKMTFPNDKVLSIEISEKQISGRTIMLNIDYEDVLYADSFNAILLKED, from the coding sequence ATGAAGACTTTCAAGAAAATCGGCACATCACTTATCTGTGCTTTGTTTGCAATGCCTCTGATGGCACAGCAGACGTATGAAGAGATGGAACAACTCACTGTTAACGAACAGGTGACTACCGTCATCACGGCTTCTGAGCCAATCCGTTTCGTTGACATCAGTACCGACATGGTGGTTGGTGACCAGCCCATCAACAACACTATCCGATTGAAGCCCAAGGAGGGAGCACATGCCGATGGTGAGGTACTTGCCATTGTTACTATTGTCACTGAGAGATACAGAACCCAATATGCGCTTCTCTACACTACAAGGCTTCAGGAGGCTGTTACAGACAAGCAAATCCAGCCGGAAGAGAGAATTGCGTATAACAATCCATCCGTATCAATGAGTACTGAGGATATGGCAAAGTATGCTCGTTCCATCTGGAACTCGACTGCCCGAATCCGTAATGTCAGTACCAAGCAGCATCGTATGATGATACGTCTGAACAACATCTATTCCGTTGGAGAATATTTCTTCCTGGACTTCTCTGTGGAGAACAAGACGAATATTCGCTTTGATATTGATGAAATGCGCTTCAAACTGGCAGACAAAAAGCAGTCGAAGGCTACTAACTCTCAGATTATCGAGCTTACTCCTGCCTTTGTCCTCGACCAAAGTAAGACGTTCAAGTATGGGTATCGTAACGTCGTTGTGCTAAAGAAGATGACCTTTCCCAATGACAAGGTGCTTTCTATCGAGATTTCAGAGAAACAGATTAGTGGACGTACCATCATGCTCAACATTGACTATGAGGATGTCCTCTACGCCGATTCGTTCAATGCTATTTTACTGAAGGAGGACTAA
- a CDS encoding DUF1566 domain-containing protein: MKLLHTICAAFIMVAITSCDEHREFPDTAMKTCDILCTDGKVVRYEDMKSQGKQPIAVVFHINQSNESQGTGYAVYLWDIAPEAYSDSIGVKHNTSANITAFDGNMNTHSMYSSGASPAATAVFDMWQYGQSAYIPSVAEIRLLYGAKNTVNDYIKKCGGDVISDDPDECWYWTSTEVKDMESAKAWLFSLASGALQETPKEQRHKVRPIITLYN; encoded by the coding sequence ATGAAGCTATTACATACTATCTGTGCTGCCTTTATTATGGTGGCCATAACAAGTTGCGACGAACACCGTGAGTTTCCTGACACGGCAATGAAGACCTGCGACATACTATGTACAGACGGAAAGGTTGTGCGCTATGAAGACATGAAAAGTCAGGGAAAACAGCCTATTGCCGTTGTGTTTCATATCAACCAAAGCAATGAATCTCAGGGAACAGGTTATGCCGTTTATCTTTGGGACATTGCGCCAGAAGCATATAGTGACAGTATCGGCGTGAAGCATAATACTTCGGCCAATATTACCGCTTTCGACGGGAACATGAATACTCATTCCATGTACTCATCTGGGGCATCTCCAGCTGCAACAGCAGTCTTTGATATGTGGCAATATGGACAGAGTGCCTACATACCATCAGTAGCCGAGATACGCTTGCTTTATGGGGCAAAGAACACGGTAAATGACTATATCAAAAAGTGTGGTGGCGATGTCATATCTGATGATCCAGACGAGTGCTGGTATTGGACTTCAACTGAGGTGAAAGATATGGAATCTGCTAAAGCATGGTTGTTCTCTCTTGCTTCTGGAGCACTTCAAGAAACACCTAAAGAACAACGTCATAAAGTACGACCTATCATCACTTTATATAATTAG
- a CDS encoding type IV secretory system conjugative DNA transfer family protein, with protein sequence MEETKELQTAYKIFRAVIYVSLLLEFFEYAIDPELLDYWGGIVCDVHDRIKRWFIYLDGNLIWSKIATFVIICITCIGTRNKKHLEFDARRQVLYPLVSGVGITILSVWLFGYRMDMRFYMIPLNIWLYMAATILGTILIHVALDNISKFLKEGLLKDRFNFENESFEQCQELIENKYSVNIPMRYYYKSKFRKGWVNIVNPFRGTWVVGTPGSGKTFSIIEPFIRQHSAKGFAMVVYDYKFPTLAQKLYYHYRKNLAANKKAGRDFKFNIINFVDVEYSRRVNPIQQKYIGNLAAASETAETLLESLQKGKKEGGGGSDQFFQTSAVNFLAACIYFFVSYKKVPYDKDGNPLIAEMTEEPKTHRPKPTGRVFDHSGREVEPAYWLGKYSDMPHILSFLNQDYKIIFEVLETDPEVAPLLGPFQTAMKNNAMEQLEGMIGTLRVYTSRLATKESYWIFHKDGDDFDLKVSDPANPSYLLIANDPEMESIIGALNALILNRLVTRVNTGQGKNIPVSIIVDELPTLYFHKIDRLIGTARSNKVSVALGFQELPQLESDYGKVGMQKVITTVGNVVSGSARAKETLEWLSNDIFGKVVQLKKGVTIDRDKTSINLNENMDSLVPASKISDMPTGWIAGQTARDFIKTKTGRNGSMNIQESAEFQTSKFYCKTDFDMKEIQAEEADYENFKLPKFYKFPSKDAKERILYQNFCQVNLDVKNMIDEINKFKTK encoded by the coding sequence ATGGAAGAAACCAAAGAACTTCAAACTGCCTATAAGATATTTCGTGCGGTCATCTATGTGTCGCTACTCTTAGAGTTTTTCGAGTATGCCATTGACCCGGAATTGCTTGATTATTGGGGTGGCATCGTATGCGATGTGCATGACAGAATCAAACGGTGGTTCATCTACCTTGACGGCAATCTTATATGGAGTAAGATAGCAACCTTTGTGATTATCTGTATCACCTGTATAGGGACACGAAACAAGAAACACTTGGAGTTCGATGCCAGACGGCAGGTACTCTACCCACTCGTCAGCGGTGTGGGCATTACCATCCTGTCTGTCTGGCTGTTCGGCTATAGAATGGATATGCGGTTCTACATGATACCGCTGAATATCTGGCTCTACATGGCAGCTACCATCCTTGGAACCATTCTGATTCATGTAGCACTTGATAATATCTCGAAGTTCCTAAAGGAAGGGCTTCTGAAAGACAGATTCAACTTCGAGAACGAATCATTCGAGCAGTGCCAGGAACTTATTGAGAATAAGTATAGCGTGAATATACCTATGCGCTATTACTACAAATCGAAGTTCCGCAAAGGATGGGTTAACATTGTTAATCCCTTCCGTGGCACTTGGGTTGTCGGTACTCCTGGATCAGGTAAGACCTTTAGCATCATAGAGCCATTTATCCGTCAGCATAGTGCAAAAGGCTTTGCTATGGTAGTGTACGACTATAAGTTTCCTACGCTTGCCCAAAAGCTATACTACCATTATCGTAAGAACCTTGCAGCCAATAAAAAGGCTGGCAGAGATTTCAAATTCAACATCATCAACTTTGTGGATGTGGAGTATTCACGCCGTGTAAACCCAATCCAGCAGAAGTATATTGGCAACCTTGCTGCTGCCAGTGAAACGGCTGAAACACTGCTTGAATCTCTACAGAAGGGAAAGAAGGAAGGTGGTGGCGGTAGTGACCAGTTCTTCCAGACATCAGCTGTCAACTTCTTGGCTGCTTGCATCTATTTCTTCGTGTCATACAAGAAAGTGCCTTATGACAAGGATGGCAATCCCTTGATAGCAGAGATGACTGAGGAGCCCAAAACGCACAGACCAAAGCCAACAGGCCGTGTTTTCGACCATTCAGGCAGGGAGGTGGAACCAGCCTACTGGCTTGGCAAATACAGTGACATGCCTCATATTCTCTCTTTCCTCAATCAGGACTATAAAATAATCTTTGAGGTTTTAGAGACAGACCCAGAGGTTGCGCCGCTTCTTGGGCCTTTCCAAACAGCCATGAAGAATAATGCGATGGAACAGTTGGAAGGTATGATTGGTACGCTGCGCGTCTATACTTCACGACTGGCCACTAAGGAATCTTATTGGATTTTTCACAAAGATGGTGATGATTTCGATTTGAAAGTCAGCGATCCTGCGAATCCAAGCTATCTTCTTATTGCCAATGACCCTGAAATGGAGAGCATTATTGGCGCATTGAACGCCCTTATCCTGAACAGATTGGTCACTCGTGTCAATACTGGTCAGGGAAAGAACATTCCCGTAAGCATCATCGTCGATGAGCTGCCGACGCTTTATTTCCATAAGATTGACCGTCTTATCGGTACTGCCCGAAGCAATAAGGTTAGTGTTGCTCTCGGTTTTCAAGAGCTTCCCCAGCTCGAATCTGACTACGGAAAGGTAGGAATGCAGAAGGTTATTACAACTGTCGGCAATGTCGTTTCCGGCTCTGCCCGTGCTAAGGAAACACTCGAATGGCTCTCCAATGACATCTTTGGCAAGGTGGTTCAACTGAAGAAAGGTGTAACCATCGACAGAGATAAAACTTCCATCAACCTGAATGAGAACATGGACAGCCTTGTTCCTGCATCCAAGATTTCGGATATGCCGACTGGATGGATAGCCGGTCAGACGGCTCGTGACTTCATCAAGACAAAGACAGGGCGCAATGGTTCCATGAACATACAGGAATCAGCAGAGTTCCAGACCTCAAAATTCTACTGCAAGACTGACTTCGATATGAAGGAGATACAGGCAGAAGAAGCCGATTACGAGAACTTCAAACTCCCCAAATTCTACAAATTCCCGTCAAAAGATGCCAAAGAACGCATCTTGTATCAGAACTTCTGCCAGGTTAATCTCGACGTGAAGAACATGATAGACGAAATAAACAAATTCAAGACCAAATGA
- a CDS encoding glycoside hydrolase family protein — protein MIFKTVLTTLLLTLCLGMDAQANESPKQASIFALQPFERAICCIKYYEGIHRKKDYPYVGYGHKLRPGEHYSSNMSLREADALLRKDLKELCTMFQRYGKDSLLLAALAYNVGPYRILGSRTKYPKSTLLKKIESGNRDFKGDYVQFCHWKGKKIPSIERRRYVEFMLLYLP, from the coding sequence ATGATTTTCAAAACAGTATTAACAACCTTATTACTTACTCTTTGTCTGGGCATGGATGCTCAGGCAAATGAGTCGCCAAAACAAGCATCTATTTTTGCACTTCAACCATTTGAGCGAGCTATCTGCTGCATCAAATATTATGAGGGAATCCATCGTAAGAAGGATTATCCTTATGTTGGCTATGGCCACAAGCTAAGACCAGGAGAGCATTACTCTTCTAATATGTCTCTGAGGGAAGCCGATGCGCTCTTGCGCAAAGACCTGAAGGAACTATGCACTATGTTCCAGCGTTACGGAAAAGACTCCCTCCTACTCGCCGCATTAGCTTATAATGTTGGGCCTTATAGAATTCTCGGTAGCAGAACCAAGTACCCCAAAAGTACACTCTTGAAGAAGATTGAATCTGGAAACAGAGATTTCAAAGGCGATTATGTCCAGTTCTGCCATTGGAAGGGAAAAAAAATACCATCTATCGAGAGAAGACGGTATGTTGAGTTTATGCTATTATACCTTCCATAG
- a CDS encoding UDP-glucuronic acid decarboxylase family protein, with protein sequence MTQIVLSPVALVAGGAGFIGSHLCDRLIDDGYKVICIDNLYTGSLHNIEHLMSHPRFTFVNHDVTTPYDMPGLSLVFNLACPASPVHYQKDAVYTAKTAFLGTLNMLELARKNDCIMLQASTSEVYGNPLVHPQPETYWGNVNPIGIRSCYDEGKRIGETLCMDYHRQYGTKVKIVRIFNTYGPRMAEDDGRVVSNFITQALREEDITIYGDGSQTRSFQYVSDLINGFMKMVKTDDSFTGPVNLGNPEEYTVKQLAETIIKLTGSHSRIVYKPLPQDDPIKRKPNISILKNKLYIEPQINLRKGLIKTINFFMTKHSNNKQNTEQKYVGHLYC encoded by the coding sequence ATGACACAGATAGTATTATCCCCTGTCGCTTTAGTGGCAGGAGGAGCAGGATTTATAGGCTCACACCTGTGTGACCGCCTGATTGATGACGGCTATAAGGTTATATGTATTGATAATCTATATACTGGAAGCCTTCATAACATAGAACACTTGATGTCGCATCCACGATTTACTTTTGTGAATCATGATGTGACTACACCTTACGACATGCCTGGGCTATCCCTAGTCTTTAATCTTGCATGTCCTGCATCGCCAGTACACTATCAAAAAGATGCAGTTTATACAGCAAAAACAGCATTTTTAGGAACTTTAAACATGCTTGAACTTGCTCGTAAGAATGATTGTATCATGCTTCAAGCATCAACGAGTGAAGTGTATGGCAATCCACTTGTACATCCTCAGCCAGAAACATACTGGGGTAATGTCAATCCAATTGGCATCCGTTCTTGTTATGATGAAGGCAAGCGAATTGGCGAAACCCTCTGTATGGACTATCATCGTCAGTATGGCACAAAGGTCAAGATAGTACGTATCTTCAATACATATGGTCCACGTATGGCTGAGGATGACGGACGTGTTGTTTCCAACTTCATCACACAAGCTTTGAGAGAGGAAGATATTACCATTTATGGTGATGGTAGCCAGACACGCAGTTTCCAGTATGTATCCGACCTTATTAATGGCTTTATGAAGATGGTTAAGACCGATGATTCCTTTACTGGACCAGTAAATCTTGGTAATCCAGAAGAATACACAGTCAAGCAGCTTGCAGAGACAATCATTAAGCTCACAGGCTCGCACTCTCGTATTGTGTATAAGCCATTACCACAAGATGACCCGATTAAGAGGAAACCCAACATTTCCATTTTAAAAAACAAGCTATATATAGAGCCCCAAATCAATCTTAGGAAAGGACTTATAAAGACAATTAACTTTTTTATGACAAAACATTCAAATAACAAACAAAATACGGAACAAAAATATGTTGGACATTTATATTGTTGA
- a CDS encoding glycosyltransferase, with protein sequence MLDIYIVDVYDNRLTGYTTYKKHLSQIVVSLGYRCHNIILSSTYNYLCVENKDEMELIYVPMCHIKTTGTLLKLYIEDCKTNVFMQHFSTSYPTLSMLKQNFPKSKLVYVIHDFIWATYVMGNVELFKKIVRDNVEHKYKDIICSSYYDGVKSFNLVDKVVCLSSDTNNILNGFYKIDNCKIVQISNGLEDNSNTPIINDSLIRKRYNISEDDCVYLFVGRLTEQKGFFDLVRAFSLLKNDVKKTKLVCAGNYDSGIIKYIDSSIKNDVILLGVIDKNELYAWYKKSDFGIIPSFYEQCSYVAIEMMSFSLPIIALSGMGIKCMFNDNNSYYVENSDSNQRHVALYKKMKQAFYSGDFEKELIRNKSRINYEQNYTLEIMKENYEKKLFLPLYE encoded by the coding sequence ATGTTGGACATTTATATTGTTGATGTATACGATAATAGATTAACTGGATATACTACATATAAAAAACATCTTAGTCAAATAGTTGTTTCTTTGGGATATAGATGCCATAATATCATATTATCTAGTACATATAATTACTTATGTGTGGAAAATAAGGATGAAATGGAATTAATATATGTACCGATGTGTCATATAAAAACGACTGGCACCCTTCTGAAACTTTATATAGAAGATTGCAAAACCAACGTTTTTATGCAACATTTTTCCACTTCATATCCAACACTTAGTATGCTTAAACAAAATTTTCCAAAGAGTAAGCTTGTATATGTTATTCATGATTTTATTTGGGCAACATATGTGATGGGGAATGTGGAACTATTCAAAAAAATAGTTAGAGATAATGTAGAACACAAGTATAAAGATATTATATGTTCTTCATACTATGATGGCGTTAAATCATTTAACCTTGTGGATAAAGTCGTATGTTTATCAAGTGATACCAACAACATACTTAACGGTTTTTACAAGATAGATAATTGCAAGATAGTACAAATATCAAATGGACTAGAAGACAATAGCAATACTCCAATAATTAATGATTCTCTTATACGCAAGAGGTACAATATTTCCGAGGATGATTGCGTTTATTTGTTTGTTGGAAGATTAACTGAACAAAAGGGTTTTTTTGATTTGGTTCGAGCTTTCTCATTATTAAAGAATGATGTAAAAAAAACAAAACTAGTTTGCGCAGGCAATTATGATTCAGGCATAATTAAATATATAGATAGCTCTATAAAAAACGATGTTATTTTATTAGGAGTTATTGACAAGAATGAATTATATGCTTGGTACAAAAAATCCGATTTTGGTATAATCCCTTCGTTTTATGAGCAATGTAGTTATGTGGCTATCGAAATGATGTCTTTCTCTTTACCTATTATTGCATTAAGCGGAATGGGAATTAAGTGTATGTTTAACGACAATAATTCTTATTATGTGGAAAACAGTGATAGTAATCAGCGCCATGTTGCTTTATACAAGAAGATGAAACAAGCTTTTTATTCTGGTGATTTCGAAAAAGAATTAATTCGAAATAAATCCAGGATTAATTATGAACAGAATTACACGCTTGAAATAATGAAAGAAAATTACGAAAAGAAATTATTTCTGCCATTATATGAATGA
- a CDS encoding radical SAM/SPASM domain-containing protein — protein sequence MIWSKYNYLFKCNNHYYLYNSLSNGFAELDQDTYNNIKNNANNIEALENDSEIYDFLFKMKAIVNSDQIEFDKIKYVTLRNRFKSNTLHLTINPTLDCNFACPYCFENDHIKNYMTEETEDKIVKFIKNYSNISSVFVTWFGGEPLLAFRCIQSLTHKIEKIGLEYKAGMITNGYLLNKNIICKLKDLRIKSLQITLDGLAAIHDSRRCLKTGGKTFERIISNITLLNELNPDIKVNIRMNIDKTNLEDFVKLYSFIQSKGYKNVYINPAFVEDVDNPNSNPCVFNSAEKAVFIQQLLLEHGLSFSLLYPSNERTECSVRNPTSVVIGPQGELYKCWHDVGNSEMVYGSLDNGITNEKILLDYLIGADPFEDKSCIKCKLLPVCNGGCPHARLQAEKKGLKNAVCPPIKNNLKTFLVLHKKKKTL from the coding sequence ATGATTTGGTCAAAGTATAATTATTTATTCAAATGTAATAATCATTATTATTTGTATAATTCGCTATCAAATGGGTTCGCTGAATTAGATCAGGATACATACAATAACATTAAAAATAATGCAAATAACATAGAAGCATTAGAAAATGATAGTGAAATATATGATTTTTTATTCAAAATGAAAGCTATTGTAAATAGCGATCAGATAGAATTTGATAAAATTAAATATGTAACGCTGAGAAATAGGTTTAAAAGTAACACTTTACATCTAACAATAAATCCAACGCTAGATTGTAATTTCGCATGTCCATATTGTTTCGAAAACGATCATATCAAGAATTATATGACCGAAGAAACAGAAGACAAGATTGTAAAGTTTATAAAAAATTACAGCAATATTTCATCTGTTTTTGTGACATGGTTTGGTGGTGAACCTTTATTAGCATTTCGATGTATTCAAAGTTTAACTCATAAGATTGAGAAAATAGGCTTAGAATATAAAGCAGGTATGATAACAAATGGATATTTGTTAAACAAGAATATAATATGCAAACTAAAGGACTTACGAATAAAGTCTTTACAAATAACTTTAGACGGTTTAGCTGCCATACATGACAGTAGACGTTGTCTTAAAACAGGAGGAAAAACTTTTGAGAGAATTATTTCCAACATCACTTTATTAAACGAGTTAAATCCAGACATAAAGGTCAATATTAGAATGAATATTGACAAGACTAATTTGGAGGATTTTGTCAAATTGTATTCTTTCATTCAGAGTAAAGGCTATAAGAACGTGTACATCAATCCTGCTTTCGTTGAAGATGTCGATAATCCGAATTCTAATCCTTGTGTTTTTAATTCTGCGGAGAAAGCTGTTTTTATTCAGCAACTACTGCTTGAACATGGGTTGTCATTTTCACTATTATATCCAAGTAATGAACGTACAGAATGTTCTGTTCGTAATCCAACGTCTGTAGTTATTGGTCCGCAAGGAGAACTCTATAAGTGCTGGCACGATGTTGGTAATAGTGAGATGGTGTATGGTAGTCTTGACAATGGCATTACTAATGAAAAGATTCTGCTTGATTATTTGATAGGAGCAGATCCGTTTGAAGACAAATCATGTATTAAATGCAAATTACTTCCAGTATGTAATGGAGGATGTCCACATGCTCGTCTTCAAGCAGAAAAGAAAGGCCTAAAAAATGCCGTTTGTCCTCCGATAAAGAACAATTTAAAAACCTTTCTTGTGTTACATAAAAAGAAAAAAACGTTATGA